One genomic window of Sphingopyxis sp. OPL5 includes the following:
- a CDS encoding PQQ-dependent dehydrogenase, methanol/ethanol family: protein MAKRVFSVALLGGALLALAACNASKNESASGGGSLDAAEQASETLLKTGGNGDDWGAIGFSYDEQRFSPLTDINDKNVGQLGVAWTADLDDARGQEATPVVVDGTLYVSHAWSKVSAWDAATGKLLWKFDPKVPGERAVSACCDVVNRGVAVWGDKLFVGALDGRLIALDRKTGKELWSTQTFDTSKPYTITGAPRVVKDMVLIGNGGAEFGVRGYVTAYDADTGKERWRFYTAPNPEKKADGAVSDDIFASKANATWSDKGEWKVSGGGGTVWDAIVYDKDLDQIYLGVGNGNPWNHGERSNGEGDNWFLSSVVALDASTGKYKWHYQETPAETWDYTATQPIILAEQAVGGKPTKVLYHAPKNGFFFTIDRTSGKLIDAKPFVDGINWATGYDMATGRPIENPEARFYKTGKPFIAIPGALGAHNWHPMSYNPATGLVYIPAQQIPQGYLQDMDELDKRKVLGFNVGTSLNKTMLPDDKAAFRAAIAATTGRLVAFDPRTGKVAWAVDYPAAWNGGTMTTAGNLVFQGTSTGRFRAYTADTGKQLLDLDMQSGIVSAPSTFRVGGVQYVAFMTSKGGAFPLVAGVAGGVTRKVPNIPRLVVMKIGGTAKLPALPATAALAWNPPAQFGTAAQVAAGKAHFGRYCMVCHGDSAIGNGFTPDLRVSGLLGNADAWKGVIIDGALKDNGMVSFAKVLTPQDAEAIRAYVVDRSIWTKANIADTAAPMGR from the coding sequence ATGGCAAAACGGGTCTTTTCGGTCGCGCTGCTGGGCGGCGCGCTGCTGGCATTGGCGGCATGCAACGCATCAAAGAATGAGAGCGCAAGCGGCGGCGGATCACTCGACGCGGCGGAACAGGCCAGCGAGACCCTGCTCAAGACCGGCGGCAATGGCGACGACTGGGGCGCGATCGGTTTCAGCTACGACGAACAGCGCTTCAGCCCGCTCACCGACATCAACGACAAGAATGTCGGCCAGCTCGGCGTCGCCTGGACCGCCGATCTCGACGATGCGCGCGGGCAGGAGGCGACCCCGGTCGTCGTCGACGGCACCCTCTATGTCAGCCACGCCTGGTCGAAGGTCAGCGCATGGGACGCCGCGACCGGCAAGCTGCTGTGGAAATTCGACCCCAAGGTTCCCGGCGAACGCGCGGTTTCGGCCTGCTGCGACGTCGTCAACCGCGGCGTCGCCGTCTGGGGCGACAAGCTGTTCGTCGGCGCGCTCGACGGCCGCCTGATCGCGCTCGACCGCAAGACCGGCAAGGAACTATGGTCGACGCAGACCTTCGACACGTCAAAGCCTTACACCATCACCGGCGCCCCTCGCGTCGTGAAGGACATGGTACTGATCGGCAACGGCGGCGCCGAATTCGGGGTGCGCGGCTATGTCACCGCCTATGACGCCGACACCGGCAAGGAACGCTGGCGCTTCTACACCGCACCGAACCCCGAGAAGAAGGCGGACGGCGCGGTCAGCGACGACATTTTCGCGAGCAAGGCCAACGCGACCTGGTCCGACAAGGGCGAGTGGAAGGTGTCGGGCGGCGGCGGCACCGTGTGGGACGCGATCGTCTACGACAAGGATCTCGACCAGATCTACCTCGGCGTCGGCAACGGCAATCCATGGAACCACGGCGAGCGTTCGAACGGCGAAGGCGACAACTGGTTCCTGTCCTCGGTCGTCGCGCTCGACGCGTCGACCGGCAAATATAAATGGCATTATCAGGAAACCCCGGCCGAGACGTGGGATTATACCGCGACCCAGCCGATCATCCTCGCCGAGCAGGCGGTGGGCGGCAAGCCGACCAAGGTGTTGTACCATGCGCCGAAGAACGGCTTTTTCTTCACCATCGACCGCACGAGCGGCAAACTGATCGATGCCAAGCCTTTCGTCGACGGGATCAACTGGGCGACCGGCTACGACATGGCGACGGGCCGCCCGATCGAGAATCCCGAGGCGCGCTTCTACAAGACCGGCAAGCCCTTCATCGCGATCCCCGGGGCGCTCGGCGCGCACAACTGGCACCCGATGAGCTACAACCCGGCGACGGGTCTCGTCTACATCCCGGCGCAGCAGATTCCGCAGGGCTATCTCCAGGACATGGACGAGCTCGACAAGCGCAAGGTGCTCGGCTTCAACGTCGGCACCTCGCTCAACAAGACGATGCTGCCCGACGACAAGGCCGCCTTCCGCGCCGCCATCGCCGCGACCACCGGCCGCCTCGTCGCCTTCGACCCGCGCACCGGCAAGGTCGCCTGGGCGGTCGATTATCCGGCGGCGTGGAACGGCGGCACGATGACCACCGCGGGCAACCTCGTCTTCCAGGGCACCAGCACCGGCCGCTTCCGCGCCTACACCGCCGACACCGGCAAGCAGTTGCTCGACCTCGACATGCAGTCGGGGATCGTCAGCGCGCCTTCGACCTTCCGCGTCGGCGGCGTCCAATATGTGGCGTTCATGACCAGCAAGGGCGGCGCCTTCCCGCTCGTCGCCGGGGTTGCCGGGGGCGTCACGCGCAAGGTGCCGAACATCCCGCGCCTCGTCGTCATGAAAATCGGCGGCACCGCAAAGCTCCCCGCCCTGCCCGCAACGGCGGCGCTCGCCTGGAACCCGCCGGCGCAGTTCGGCACCGCGGCGCAGGTCGCGGCGGGCAAGGCGCATTTCGGGCGCTATTGCATGGTCTGCCACGGCGACAGCGCGATCGGCAACGGCTTCACCCCCGACCTGCGCGTCTCGGGCCTGCTGGGCAATGCCGATGCCTGGAAGGGCGTGATCATCGACGGGGCGCTCAAGGACAACGGCATGGTCAGCTTCGCCAAGGTGCTCACGCCGCAAGATGCCGAGGCGATCCGCGCCTATGTCGTCGACCGCTCGATCTGGACCAAGGCCAACATCGCCGACACCGCGGCGCCGATGGGACGCTGA